TGACTGATATGACATGTCCTGGGTACTTTGAGTATGGAGCAATACTTTGTCCGACAACTAAATCAGTAGAGCAAgtgaatgattttattttatctctgtTAAGTGGTAAATAAATAACTTATCTTAGTTCGGATACACCTTGCCAATCAGATTAAGATCAAGAATTGAAAGTGAATGGTTCACTTCAGAGTTCTTAAATGAGATAAAATGTTCAGAGATACCAAATCATCGCCTTCATTTGAAAATTGGCGTGCCTATTATGCTTTTGAGAAATATTGATCAAACCAATGATCTTTGTAATGGAACAAGGTTGCAAGTTATTGATTTGAAGAAAATGTTATTTGTGCAATAGTTCTAACAGGAACAAATATTGGTGATAAAATCTTTATTTCAATAATGAATTTGATCCCTTTAGATGTAGGTATGCCATTCAAATTCTAGAGAAGACAATTTCCAATAACTTTATGTTTTGCAATGACAATTAAGAAAAGTCAAAGTCAATTATTGACCAAAGTTGGTTTATATTTTTCACGTCCAATTTTCACACATTGATAGTTGGATGTAGCTATTTATAgagttagaaagaaaaaaatttaaaaattctaacTCTTGATGAAGATGGGAATgcaacaaacaagaaaaagaaaatgtttaCACTGAAACTTTTgacaatatttaaaaacaatagAATTATATGATAAACTTGGAATAATGGCtaattctccctgcacccaatATTTTTGAACATGCAACTTTTAAATTTGCTCCCttgtaattatattttcttatgtgTGATGTAGTAACAGTTGCCTTAtttaaaatgttactaaatAACATATCATTTATATCTGTTATTTTTATTCTGTTCtgattttatatatatgttaacGAAGTTGAgaattttctgattttacaggtCCATGCACAAACCTAATATAATGATATGATATTCAATATCAAGAGGTACTTGTCGTAAAACGGGGAATATGAGAGACTCCATAGAATGAAGAAAAAGTATAAAGAGGATTTACAAATTACCCTTTCAAATGCAGCTCCTCAGAATTTCTTAATGCCTTCACTGCAAATGCAACCCAAATAAGCTAAAGAAGTTAATCAAACTATACATTAAGAGTTTCAAGAAAATGAAACTCTGGAACAACAGAGCAACCCATCTCATGCTCAATAGAAACATCAAACTATATCTAACAATAACTTAGAAATCTTTGTCAACAATTGAACGAACCCACTCCTAAAATGCCAttgaaaatgtaaataaataaataaaaattaaaaatgagaattcataataaaatttcatcgtGTTGAAACTTGTAATTTAGAAGTATTACGATAAGCCAGTTTTGATCCTCGCGAATGAAAGACTAATTAGCAGAAAGACTGTGCAAAATTCCTTCCACTGGATTCTTCGATGTCAACTGATTTGGTATAAAGAGGACATATGCCGCATTCTTTTATTGTGATAACTGATTTCAACTCTCTCACAAGTAATTTGCGATTTGACCGATTTGGCCGCAGAAAGGGATCATCATAATCATGCGAACTGATCTCAAAAGTGAAGCTGCGAGCATCACACAGCCTAAGGCTCATGCCGCTTGCCCTTAGGGACTCCAAGTTAAATTTCCACACCAATGTGTGATCTTTATCAACACCTCTCTCTTCATCATCCCATCTGAAATAGTTGTTTAACACATCATTATTTGGAATTATCCGTGTGCCATGATCATCAGATTCAAATTTTAGGCTGTAACCAAAGGAACCATATCTACCTTTAACAACTTTCGTATCTAACACTTCAAAAACCACACACAAAGCGAAACCACTGAGCCTATCATCGCTTAAAAAACTTAAATCTTCATTTATAGTCACTGAATGTCCCTTCCCACGAAAATGGAACCAACCAGGAACTGCACTCCCTGGAAAACAGAAGAACACACACCTATATCTATCGTCGGTCATCCTAAGCCTTGCATCCTCCTCAATGTTAGCACGACCACCTGAATCCAGTTGTTGAGCATTGGTCAAAAGAAATTTGAAGAAACCCTCTTTGGAATTTGACAAGTTTGGAACAAGAGAATTGGACATCACTCTTCTAATGGATGGGCAATCCAATGCCACTAGTTTTTTTAGAAATGGTGGAATCTCTGGGATGCATTCAAGCTTTTTGCAGTCGCTTAAATCAAGCGATTTCAAGCTTGAAAGATGAGCAACGCTCTCAGGAAGGTTCACAATTCCGCTATCACACAGTGACAGTTCCATTAATGACGTCAAGCGACCGATATCTCTAGGGATTTCTGTTAATCTGGCACACCCCGAACAATCAAGTTTAGAGAGAAGCTTGAGATTAACAATGGAGTTTGGAAGTGACTCCAGATCAGTGCATTTGCGGAGCTCCAGGGATCGAAGATTAACCAAATTGGCAAATGAGGAAGGCAGTTCTTTAACAGCCGTACATATCAAGTTAATGTGATCAAAAGTAGGAGCCGGCTCTGTGATCTCTGGGAAGGTCCTCAGACTTGAGCAACCACACAAATCAAGGTTCCTCAACTTCAAATTGAAAATGGTGCTTGGAAAAGTTTGTAGTGAACTACAGTGGGTAAGGTCTAACTTGCATAGTCTGGTGAGGCTTCCAATGGAAGATGGAATAATCTCAAGATTGAAGCAACTGCACAAACTCAGTTGTTGAAGCCCTACCAAACGGCACAAGGATGAAGGTAGTGCCTGTATGGCTGTGTCGTCTAAGATGAGCACCACTAGATCTTCCAACGTGTCCTGAATCTGGGGTAAATTTTCCAATTTTGAGCAACCACGGAGTGAAAGTTGCTTTAGGAACTTCATATCAGAAAGGTCAAATGGAAAGATTGTAAGGGAAGAACAGTGAGAGAGATCTAAGTGACAGAGCCTCTTGAGATTTTGAAAGTTTGAGGGTACACCTTCGAGTATTGTCGACACTTCACATTGTGAGTATATAGTATTATTACCCACTTCTTCTTCGTTATATCTGTCAAAACTAATTGAGGAAATTTCACTGGAAGTTGGGAAAATACCTTTAGCATTATGGAATTTAACAGTCCCTCCCAAAAGTAAACTTGAGAAAGTTGGACGTTGACCCTCCAGTTTCACATGAAGGTATCTGGGTTGACTGGTTGAAAACATTTCAAGCTCCTCACAGTGAGAAAGAATGATCAATCCTGGAGATGTGGATAAAATCTTGTTGGGAATATTTACACTTTTGAGATGATAACAATGATCTAAACATAAACAACTGAGCTTGCTGAGGAATATCGAAGAGTGAACTTTAATCAACTTTTGACAATAACTCAGAATTAGTTCTTCAATATTCGGTGACAGAGAAAGGTCTGGTATTCTAGTAAGTTTCAGAGAATGACTCAGGTTGAGCCTTTTCAAGTTGGGTAAATTCTGCCACAAAAAGTAAATGAATCAGGTAACaatgaaaaactaaaataaagttttatgcaattttatctatttttcttCGGTAAACTATGAGCTACATCATCTATCGAgtttatattttacataaaaCCACTGTTAAAAAAATCACACTGTTAACTAACAAAATTATGGTCACTATAAATTTtatagttattataaaaattcaCAAAATTTAACGTGTTTTTGTTCTCTACCTAAAATTACATCCTAATAATTTGAACCTAAGCTTATTATGTATTGAAAAACTTACTATAGTAATTTATAATCCATGACAATGTCGAAATACTTTATACTATGCatgttaaaatttgataaaatgtCGAAATACTGACAAAATAAAAATGGTGTTTTCCGAGAGTTAAAATTAAACTTTAGTTAAAATAAGTCCAtctttacatattttataatttgttgtatatTATATTGAAGTTgatgttataataaaaaaatgacttaATTAATCGAAAAATGTGGAGAAAACACAAAGAAATTGCAAATGcttgtataatttatttttatctttgaaAGTTTAAAAGACAAAGGAACATAGATAACTTGAAAAACCTGATCTCCTTCCCAGAGTTGTTCAAGACGGCAGCCTGGCATTTCGAGGATCACTAGATTTTGTGGGCAAAAGTTTGGAGGCCAAAATCTTTGCGGGAAATCTCTCCAATAAAGAAACTTTAGAGTGTCTGGCAGACCTACGAGAGATGATTCAAGAGACACATTTGATATGTATTCAGTTGAGTAGAGTAAAAACGTCCAAAGATCATCCAACTCTTTACGAGACACATCTGATATGTATTTAGGCGTGTGGAGCACAAGCATCCTAAGATTCTCCATCTTTTCGAAACTTTGTGCATGTACTACAACTTCTTTTACTTTGCTCGTATCTAGTAATATACACTCTATTGCATCTGACCCCTGAAAGTAAATCAATgtaattagaagaaaaaaaaggcaTGAAATGTTTAATGACAGGTCAGTAGTTATATACCTTATTCTTTCTTAAAACCTCACAAATTTCCTCAGCATTAAACAATCGGCTGCGTTTTCCAGGATGCTGAGGACACTCTTTACGAACAATTTCTTTACCCATTTCTTCTATTAGATCGTGCATCACAATTCTACCATCAATGACAGATATTAGGCCCCTATCTTTCAGAATATCCATTCCAATCTTAGAAGAGAAACCAAAGTCATCAAGTCTTTCTGCTACCTCAATCTCCTCGTGACCTCTATAAAAGCAAGCTATGTCAAGAAATATattcttctcctcctcctccaGCCCATCATAACTTAATTTTAATACATTGAAAATACCAAGATGTTGGCCCTTTTTCAACTTTTGCAACTCACTCTCCCATGCTTCTCTTGTTCTGCCATAAAGCAATGACCCCAAAATCTGGAGAGCTAACGGAATCCCTTTTGCATATCTCAACACCTTTTCTGACAGGTCCATGTAAGATTTTTCTGCTGaagatttttgtttaaaagCATGTAAACTAAAAAGTTTATGAGAATCATCAAAATTCAACTCCTTAACCTCGTAGATATCATCAGCTCCAGCATTTCTAAGCACTTGTCTGTCTCTACTGGTCATAATGATTCTACTGCCCTGCCCAAAACTACCACTCCCtcctattaattttttaagtataGCTGAATCGGTAACATCATCAAGAATGAGGATAGCCTTTGTCCGTTTGAGCCTTTCATTGTAATATGATAAATCAGGGGATTTCTTTATCTCTTCCTTTAGAAGCACAGACAGATATTTTCTTCTGATACTGTCTATTccatctctttgtattttttcttgAACGTCTAAAACAAGGCTGCTGGAATCAAACTGCACTGCCAATTTCTGATATATTTGATTACAAATTGTAGTTTTTCCTATTCCTCCCATGCCACAAATTCCTATGATCCGAACATCCGTTGACTCAAGATGCAACAAGGACTGAATtccttcaatatttttttcaatgccGATGATTCCTTGATCATAACTGGTGGAATAACGATTCAATTTTCTCAAAATATCTTCCACAATTTCTTCAACAAGTGCGTGTTCTGGCCTGGCAGAtgatttagaaaataaagtataaGTATTCAAGCACAAAAGCTAAAGTAAACTAAAGAAAAATTTTACAGTAACCGTTTGTGACTTCTGATACTAGGGAGCAGACTTGTAGGTACAAAGTTAAACTATAAGATCAGATATGGTTCAGATCCATGACCGACaaagagaaatgaaaaaagaagCACTTGACTTATGGTGAGATGAACACAATTTTAGTAAATGAAAAGAGATCCTGATTATCTCGAAAGTGCGTGTAACAAATATAATGACCTGGTGACTTTTGAATCCCAGCCTGCAAGTTTAGCAGCTTCAGTTAGAGCATCCTTCCATCCTTGCACTTTATCGTGCTTAAGGTGCTGCTCATGCTTTTCGAATGCTTCATTGTATCTTTGTTCCTGCTTCCTAATAGTTGATGGATCCACCTTGTAGAAAACAGGTATGACATCCCTTCCAAATCTCTTCTTGCATTCAAGTATCTTAGTGAGTTCATTCAAGCACCAAGTGGAAGATGCATAGTCTTGGGAGAAAACGATGACATAAATCTTTGATTCTTCTATTGCAGAGAGGAGAGCAGGTGAAATTTCTTCGCCCCTGTTTAATCTGTAATCAATATACGCTTCAATGTTCTTCCTCTGCAGCGCTGCATAAAGGTGACTAATGAAGTTGTCACGTGTGTCTTCCCCTCTGAAGCTGAGAAACACATCATGCTTTGTTAGAGAAGTAGACACGGGGAATGATGAAGAACTTCCTGACATTGGAATCAATTTTCTCTCCTTTCTCTGCAAATCTCAGATTCCTTTGTTTGTACCATTTCTACCTGAAGAAGTGtttaaattttctcaaaataCCTTGCACAGCGTGTTCTGGTCAGAcataaagaaaaagacaaatatTAAGTTAATAGAATAgtcaacaatttaaaaaataagtatgaaATATAGATATATATCATTATCACGTGTGGAAGCTACGTCGTCTTGTATTGGATTTTCTAATCTGCCTTTTATCTTGTCtcattcttctttatcttttttctcTCATCTCTCTTGCTTACGATTTCTTTGCCTTTAttcagaaattttatttataataaacctTCAATAATATTTGTACTTTCTAGCATATAGAATACTTAATGGATCCTTTtctgatttttcttttctaaagtgcaattgatattttaaatgtttttctatttaattttccTTTCTTAATGACACATAAAATGGTTCAGTGCACAATTAATTACTCTCACCTTAGATTTCATTCATCTCATTCCATTTCCACACTCAAATCATTCTCACATTTGTTTCTACCTGTTTCACAAAGTTTTAGTTAAAATATGGAAATTAATGTTCAAGAACCCtacttaatattaatattcaacaatttaaaatattaaaatgcaAATTAATCTTTCTTAATAATGtcatttttatgtaaaaaataaaatgtagttTAGTCATTTATACTTAGATGGATAAAGatggttttagaaaaaaaaatgcattttatTTCAAAGGTTATCTAAGCTCTGAACTCATttatgaattaataataataaataatatgtaaTTGTATTCCAAtaccatataattttttttattgggtgCGTTTCTGATGAATTAATTAATGCACTCTAGGGACAATGATCGCTCtagtatttgatttttttatttattttaatgttgaAATTATAGCTATTTAGTACAGATACTATTGACACCGACACAGATACGACACAGACACAGAGATActtaaaatctctaaaatgtaagaTACAGAGACattaatctatatattatataattatgaattatataaattaacaataaagacttatgtgcacaagtattttggagattattttttaagcagaaatatgtttttcatgactgtttcacaaagatttgtttcttatttttataatcataataacaatttataccataaagtttgaattttagaaaattaatgtattttttctttttaaaattccGTTAGAATCGtactaaaattgtaaaaaatctaacaaatacatTTTGAATTGGACATTTCACAAATACATGTCCTACCAGTATCATACGAATGTAAACAAAATTCTTTCTTCATATGCCGCATTCTTTTACTGTGATAACTCATTTCAACTCTCTCACAACTGATTCGTAATCTGTGGGATGCATTAAAGCCTTTTGCAGTTAAATCAATAGTATATGATGATGTGAATGTTATTTATATACTAAATATAATCACATAGTAACTTCAAATTTGATAAGGTACAACATGTTACCAtatctcttttaatttcttttatttcattatatatttaggtgtatttaatttctttttatttcattGTGTATTTAGGTGTATTAcgtaaaatatataattaaaaagaaagaagaataatgttatttttaaatttaaagaatgacatatagaaataaacaagctattttgaaatttttagattttacaaAACATTacattttgattttaatatttataaaatattttttaatttcatatttaaaacaCAACACTTAGTTGAGTGTGTTCCTTAGTTACTTACCAAATAACAACATACATCTTATCGGGTCTTTTTGCGACCCGACCCAAAC
The sequence above is a segment of the Phaseolus vulgaris cultivar G19833 chromosome 2, P. vulgaris v2.0, whole genome shotgun sequence genome. Coding sequences within it:
- the LOC137812973 gene encoding disease resistance protein RPV1-like isoform X1; this translates as MSGSSSSFPVSTSLTKHDVFLSFRGEDTRDNFISHLYAALQRKNIEAYIDYRLNRGEEISPALLSAIEESKIYVIVFSQDYASSTWCLNELTKILECKKRFGRDVIPVFYKVDPSTIRKQEQRYNEAFEKHEQHLKHDKVQGWKDALTEAAKLAGWDSKVTRPEHALVEEIVEDILRKLNRYSTSYDQGIIGIEKNIEGIQSLLHLESTDVRIIGICGMGGIGKTTICNQIYQKLAVQFDSSSLVLDVQEKIQRDGIDSIRRKYLSVLLKEEIKKSPDLSYYNERLKRTKAILILDDVTDSAILKKLIGGSGSFGQGSRIIMTSRDRQVLRNAGADDIYEVKELNFDDSHKLFSLHAFKQKSSAEKSYMDLSEKVLRYAKGIPLALQILGSLLYGRTREAWESELQKLKKGQHLGIFNVLKLSYDGLEEEEKNIFLDIACFYRGHEEIEVAERLDDFGFSSKIGMDILKDRGLISVIDGRIVMHDLIEEMGKEIVRKECPQHPGKRSRLFNAEEICEVLRKNKGSDAIECILLDTSKVKEVVVHAQSFEKMENLRMLVLHTPKYISDVSRKELDDLWTFLLYSTEYISNVSLESSLVGLPDTLKFLYWRDFPQRFWPPNFCPQNLVILEMPGCRLEQLWEGDQNLPNLKRLNLSHSLKLTRIPDLSLSPNIEELILSYCQKLIKVHSSIFLSKLSCLCLDHCYHLKSVNIPNKILSTSPGLIILSHCEELEMFSTSQPRYLHVKLEGQRPTFSSLLLGGTVKFHNAKGIFPTSSEISSISFDRYNEEEVGNNTIYSQCEVSTILEGVPSNFQNLKRLCHLDLSHCSSLTIFPFDLSDMKFLKQLSLRGCSKLENLPQIQDTLEDLVVLILDDTAIQALPSSLCRLVGLQQLSLCSCFNLEIIPSSIGSLTRLCKLDLTHCSSLQTFPSTIFNLKLRNLDLCGCSSLRTFPEITEPAPTFDHINLICTAVKELPSSFANLVNLRSLELRKCTDLESLPNSIVNLKLLSKLDCSGCARLTEIPRDIGRLTSLMELSLCDSGIVNLPESVAHLSSLKSLDLSDCKKLECIPEIPPFLKKLVALDCPSIRRVMSNSLVPNLSNSKEGFFKFLLTNAQQLDSGGRANIEEDARLRMTDDRYRCVFFCFPGSAVPGWFHFRGKGHSVTINEDLSFLSDDRLSGFALCVVFEVLDTKVVKGRYGSFGYSLKFESDDHGTRIIPNNDVLNNYFRWDDEERGVDKDHTLVWKFNLESLRASGMSLRLCDARSFTFEISSHDYDDPFLRPNRSNRKLLVRELKSVITIKECGICPLYTKSVDIEESSGRNFAQSFC
- the LOC137812973 gene encoding disease resistance protein RPV1-like isoform X2 — protein: MSGSSSSFPVSTSLTKHDVFLSFRGEDTRDNFISHLYAALQRKNIEAYIDYRLNRGEEISPALLSAIEESKIYVIVFSQDYASSTWCLNELTKILECKKRFGRDVIPVFYKVDPSTIRKQEQRYNEAFEKHEQHLKHDKVQGWKDALTEAAKLAGWDSKVTRPEHALVEEIVEDILRKLNRYSTSYDQGIIGIEKNIEGIQSLLHLESTDVRIIGICGMGGIGKTTICNQIYQKLAVQFDSSSLVLDVQEKIQRDGIDSIRRKYLSVLLKEEIKKSPDLSYYNERLKRTKAILILDDVTDSAILKKLIGGSGSFGQGSRIIMTSRDRQVLRNAGADDIYEVKELNFDDSHKLFSLHAFKQKSSAEKSYMDLSEKVLRYAKGIPLALQILGSLLYGRTREAWESELQKLKKGQHLGIFNVLKLSYDGLEEEEKNIFLDIACFYRGHEEIEVAERLDDFGFSSKIGMDILKDRGLISVIDGRIVMHDLIEEMGKEIVRKECPQHPGKRSRLFNAEEICEVLRKNKGSDAIECILLDTSKVKEVVVHAQSFEKMENLRMLVLHTPKYISDVSRKELDDLWTFLLYSTEYISNVSLESSLVGLPDTLKFLYWRDFPQRFWPPNFCPQNLVILEMPGCRLEQLWEGDQNLPNLKRLNLSHSLKLTRIPDLSLSPNIEELILSYCQKLIKVHSSIFLSKLSCLCLDHCYHLKSVNIPNKILSTSPGLIILSHCEELEMFSTSQPRYLHVKLEGQRPTFSSLLLGGTVKFHNAKGIFPTSSEISSISFDRYNEEEVGNNTIYSQCEVSTILEGVPSNFQNLKRLCHLDLSHCSSLTIFPFDLSDMKFLKQLSLRGCSKLENLPQIQDTLEDLVVLILDDTAIQALPSSLCRLVGLQQLSLCSCFNLEIIPSSIGSLTRLCKLDLTHCSSLQTFPSTIFNLKLRNLDLCGCSSLRTFPEITEPAPTFDHINLICTAVKELPSSFANLVNLRSLELRKCTDLESLPNSIVNLKLLSKLDCSGCARLTEIPRDIGRLTSLMELSLCDSGIVNLPESVAHLSSLKSLDLSDCKKLECIPEIPPFLKKLVALDCPSIRRVMSNSLVPNLSNSKEGFFKFLLTNAQQLDSGGRANIEEDARLRMTDDRYRCVFFCFPGSAVPGWFHFRGKGHSVTINEDLSFLSDDRLSGFALCVVFEVLDTKVVKDGMMKREVLIKITHWCGNLTWSP